Proteins encoded in a region of the Clostridium beijerinckii genome:
- the pyrH gene encoding UMP kinase, which yields MADCKYKRVILKLSGEALAGVNGFGLDFNVAKRIALEIKELIDMGVEVGTVVGGGNIWRGRSGEGMDRTTADYMGMMATCINALALQDSLEQVGVKTRVQTAIEMKEIAEPFIRRRAMRHLEKGRVVIFAAGTGNPYFSTDTTAALRAAEIEADVILLAKKVDGVYDKDPHKYSDAKKYDTLSYIEVLEQGLQVMDSTATSLCMDNEIPILVFGLDEPGNIRRAMYGENIGTLVATQPRK from the coding sequence ATGGCAGATTGTAAATACAAGAGAGTAATTTTAAAACTTTCAGGAGAAGCATTAGCAGGAGTTAATGGATTTGGGCTTGATTTTAATGTAGCAAAAAGAATTGCGCTTGAAATTAAAGAATTAATTGATATGGGCGTTGAAGTAGGAACAGTAGTTGGTGGCGGAAACATTTGGAGAGGCAGAAGTGGAGAAGGCATGGACAGAACTACTGCAGATTACATGGGAATGATGGCAACTTGTATAAATGCATTAGCGCTACAAGATTCTTTAGAACAAGTTGGAGTTAAAACAAGAGTACAAACTGCTATAGAAATGAAGGAAATTGCAGAACCATTCATAAGAAGAAGAGCAATGAGACACTTAGAAAAAGGAAGAGTTGTTATATTTGCTGCTGGTACAGGAAATCCATATTTTTCAACAGATACTACTGCAGCACTTAGAGCTGCTGAAATTGAAGCGGATGTAATTCTTTTAGCTAAAAAAGTTGATGGAGTTTATGATAAAGACCCTCATAAGTATTCAGATGCAAAAAAATATGATACACTATCATATATAGAAGTATTAGAACAAGGATTACAAGTAATGGACTCTACAGCAACTTCATTGTGTATGGACAATGAAATTCCTATCCTTGTATTTGGGTTAGATGAGCCAGGAAATATTAGAAGAGCTATGTATGGAGAAAATATAGGTACATTAGTTGCAACACAACCAAGAAAATAA
- the frr gene encoding ribosome recycling factor, which produces MIKDIIQNAEEKMKKTISVLKSDLSTMKAGRANPTMLDRIHVEYYGSMCPLSQVANVSAPEPRVLMITPWEKPLLKEIEKAILKSDLGLNPSSDGSIIRLVIPELTEETRKTLVKNVKKTGEEAKVAIRSIRKTANDKIKALKKDADLSEDEIKKAEDEVQKKTDAVVKEIDAIIAAKEKEVLSV; this is translated from the coding sequence ATGATTAAGGATATTATTCAAAATGCAGAAGAAAAAATGAAAAAAACAATATCTGTATTAAAATCAGATTTATCAACAATGAAAGCAGGAAGAGCGAACCCTACGATGCTTGATAGAATTCATGTTGAATATTATGGAAGCATGTGCCCACTTAGCCAAGTAGCTAATGTCTCAGCTCCAGAGCCAAGAGTACTTATGATAACACCGTGGGAAAAGCCTCTATTGAAAGAGATAGAAAAAGCTATATTGAAATCAGATTTAGGATTAAATCCTTCAAGTGATGGTTCAATCATCAGATTAGTAATACCAGAATTAACAGAAGAAACTAGAAAAACTCTTGTTAAAAATGTTAAAAAAACAGGAGAAGAAGCTAAGGTAGCTATAAGATCAATAAGAAAAACTGCTAATGATAAAATAAAAGCATTAAAAAAGGATGCGGATTTATCAGAAGATGAAATAAAAAAAGCTGAAGATGAGGTTCAAAAGAAGACTGATGCAGTTGTAAAGGAAATAGATGCTATAATTGCTGCAAAAGAAAAAGAAGTCTTATCAGTTTAA
- the tsf gene encoding translation elongation factor Ts, translating into MANISAQLVKELREMTGAKMMDCKKALVETEGSIEKAVEFLREKGLADAAKKSGRVAAEGIVKTYISDDKKTGTVLEFNCETDFVALNEEFVGFADKLAKMVAETSVKTVEELLEEKFDGEATVAESLKALIAKLGENMSVRRFTKFSIDNGIVSSYIHGGGRIGVLVEVSCDKASEVLDEVAKEVCMQIAAANPLFLGKDDVDATSMEKEKEIYRVQALNEGKPENIVEKMVMGRIQKYFKEVCLLEQPWVKDSDKTINKFLEEKSKEVGSPVKITRFVRYERGEGIEVEKVDFAEEVARQIGK; encoded by the coding sequence ATGGCAAATATAAGCGCACAATTAGTTAAAGAACTAAGAGAAATGACTGGAGCTAAAATGATGGATTGTAAAAAAGCTCTAGTTGAAACAGAAGGAAGTATTGAAAAGGCTGTTGAATTCTTAAGAGAAAAAGGACTTGCAGATGCAGCTAAGAAGTCAGGTAGAGTTGCTGCTGAAGGTATAGTTAAGACATATATTTCAGATGATAAGAAAACAGGAACAGTTCTTGAATTCAACTGTGAAACGGACTTTGTTGCATTAAACGAAGAATTTGTTGGTTTTGCTGATAAGTTAGCTAAAATGGTAGCTGAAACTTCAGTTAAAACAGTAGAAGAACTTCTTGAAGAAAAGTTTGATGGAGAAGCAACAGTTGCAGAAAGTTTAAAAGCTTTAATAGCAAAACTTGGTGAAAACATGTCGGTAAGAAGATTTACTAAATTCTCTATTGATAATGGAATAGTTAGTAGCTATATTCATGGTGGTGGAAGAATTGGAGTTTTAGTAGAAGTTTCTTGTGATAAAGCTTCAGAAGTTTTAGATGAAGTTGCAAAAGAAGTTTGTATGCAAATTGCAGCAGCAAACCCATTATTCTTAGGTAAAGATGATGTTGATGCAACATCTATGGAAAAAGAAAAAGAAATTTACAGAGTTCAAGCTTTAAATGAAGGAAAACCAGAAAATATCGTTGAAAAAATGGTAATGGGAAGAATTCAAAAGTACTTTAAAGAAGTTTGTCTTTTAGAACAACCATGGGTAAAAGATTCTGATAAGACAATCAATAAATTCTTAGAAGAGAAATCTAAAGAGGTTGGTTCTCCAGTTAAGATAACTAGATTCGTAAGATACGAAAGAGGAGAAGGAATCGAAGTTGAAAAGGTAGACTTTGCTGAAGAAGTTGCAAGACAAATCGGTAAATAG